One Leuconostoc kimchii IMSNU 11154 genomic window carries:
- a CDS encoding NEAT domain-containing protein produces the protein MKKNKVLMLAGTIAVSGVVLLNGDVSVAADTTGVTTVTTAATSNYQNGTYTATAALYKSGTAVSSMMSSMVNSQADVTIKNQTATITFTFGELSNANMVKSWAIDGVEATQSGQTFTVAIPVVDLSKTLQSKIHIETMIGSVPFSETQPVDLTVTDLKLVARDPDEVAAEQAAAEKAAADKAAADKAAAEKAAVDKAAAEKAAADKAAAEKAAADKAAADKAAAEKAAADKAAADKAAAEKAAADKAAAEKAKQAAKAKVEQEATKNSQNGTYTATAKLYKSGTTDDSMMASMVSPTAYIVIKDGQATITLTFKDMATINMVKTWVIDGVSAVKSGQSVVIVLPTSELGKTLKSTIHVETMLGTLPFNETQPVDLKLGNLERIPSGSMSDNPSNPSNLPNNYVSPNQATGHDVPLTAQLSSTSKLPNTAATNTATNEMTTAPLLAALVSGVLALGIWLKKVLR, from the coding sequence ATGAAGAAAAATAAAGTTTTAATGTTAGCGGGAACGATAGCCGTTTCGGGAGTGGTGCTGTTGAACGGGGACGTTTCCGTCGCAGCGGACACAACTGGCGTAACAACGGTCACAACAGCAGCAACCTCAAATTACCAAAACGGGACTTACACCGCCACCGCCGCCCTATATAAGTCAGGAACCGCTGTTTCCTCAATGATGAGTAGTATGGTTAATAGTCAGGCAGATGTGACAATTAAAAATCAAACGGCCACTATTACATTCACTTTTGGTGAATTGAGTAACGCCAACATGGTGAAATCGTGGGCAATTGATGGTGTTGAAGCGACGCAGAGTGGGCAAACTTTCACTGTTGCAATACCTGTGGTGGACCTGAGTAAGACTTTGCAATCCAAGATACACATAGAGACAATGATTGGGTCAGTGCCGTTTTCTGAAACTCAACCAGTTGACCTGACTGTAACGGATTTGAAATTGGTAGCACGTGACCCAGATGAAGTTGCCGCCGAGCAGGCAGCAGCAGAGAAAGCAGCGGCAGACAAGGCAGCGGCGGACAAAGCGGCAGCAGAGAAAGCAGCAGTAGATAAGGCGGCAGCAGAGAAAGCAGCAGCAGATAAGGCGGCAGCAGAGAAAGCAGCGGCAGACAAGGCAGCGGCGGACAAAGCAGCAGCAGAGAAAGCAGCGGCAGACAAGGCAGCGGCGGACAAAGCGGCAGCAGAGAAAGCAGCAGCAGACAAGGCGGCAGCAGAAAAAGCGAAACAAGCAGCTAAAGCTAAAGTAGAACAAGAAGCTACCAAAAACTCGCAAAATGGTACTTACACGGCGACAGCTAAATTGTACAAATCTGGTACAACAGATGATTCAATGATGGCATCAATGGTATCACCAACCGCCTATATCGTCATTAAAGATGGTCAGGCAACAATTACATTGACGTTTAAGGATATGGCAACCATTAACATGGTTAAAACCTGGGTTATAGACGGTGTTTCTGCGGTGAAAAGTGGACAAAGTGTTGTTATTGTTTTACCAACTTCTGAATTGGGTAAGACACTCAAGTCAACAATACATGTGGAGACGATGCTTGGCACGTTGCCATTTAATGAGACGCAACCGGTTGACCTAAAGTTAGGAAATCTTGAACGAATACCATCGGGGTCAATGTCAGATAACCCAAGCAACCCAAGTAACCTGCCAAACAATTATGTGTCGCCTAACCAAGCCACTGGTCACGACGTGCCCTTGACAGCACAATTATCAAGTACATCAAAATTGCCTAACACAGCAGCTACTAACACAGCTACTAACGAGATGACAACTGCACCACTTTTGGCAGCGTTAGTTTCAGGTGTCTTGGCTTTGGGTATTTGGCTTAAGAAGGTTTTGCGTTAA
- a CDS encoding NEAT domain-containing protein: MTLTQTVSADTYSVPFRVVKDGTTETSVADQYFQKPATVAIDGDHYVVIMTIKTTHDLGLFPVSVTDFNGQTPAISRTTQGNTDYYQYQFTATNLDTRLDGHMNVNIQAIRYNHYYGYGVVFDTSSLPKIGEDKEPASSSASSTNATSESTGSSSTSSSQSASSTSSQASSSSKKLPVKVVPHVSVSKKTTKKASPTKTKKIILWPWLLVIVVGIATVILFERQSRK; the protein is encoded by the coding sequence ATGACTCTTACCCAAACAGTATCTGCAGACACTTATTCAGTGCCTTTTAGGGTCGTCAAGGATGGCACAACAGAAACATCGGTGGCTGATCAATACTTTCAAAAGCCTGCAACGGTTGCGATTGATGGGGATCATTATGTGGTCATTATGACGATCAAAACGACACATGATTTGGGTCTTTTCCCTGTATCTGTGACTGATTTTAATGGTCAAACGCCGGCAATTTCAAGGACAACGCAAGGCAATACCGATTATTATCAGTACCAGTTCACAGCGACCAATTTGGATACGCGCTTGGATGGTCACATGAACGTCAACATTCAAGCAATTCGTTACAACCACTATTATGGTTATGGTGTGGTTTTTGATACGAGCAGTCTTCCTAAAATTGGCGAGGATAAAGAGCCTGCGTCGTCATCAGCGAGTTCAACTAATGCGACATCTGAATCAACGGGCAGCTCATCAACATCATCGTCACAATCTGCTTCGAGTACATCCTCGCAAGCGTCTTCATCATCAAAAAAACTACCAGTCAAAGTAGTGCCTCATGTGTCTGTTAGTAAGAAAACTACTAAAAAAGCATCACCAACAAAAACGAAAAAAATTATTTTGTGGCCATGGCTATTGGTGATTGTTGTAGGTATTGCAACCGTCATTTTATTTGAGAGACAATCTCGTAAATAA
- a CDS encoding ABC transporter ATP-binding protein, which produces MALLEVKNVSKKYGARTAMDQVSFDVEAGHIVGLIGPNGAGKSTTMRAITGLMSYSSGTISFDGQPVTFSNHQALDKIGNLIEYPSIYPNLTALEHLKLYAMDTTSPADFKMLMHKTQIDGDNFGKRKAKNFSLGMKQRLGIAIALIRNPKLVILDEPMNGLDPQSVHDLRELIRSLADEGTAFLISSHLLDELQKLVDDVVIINHGKIIEKDTMSNFFSHDKVRWTVDTNDNEAALLVVQEHNWQASIDDGDLQITGAESLQEVISAINRANLKILTLNTITGNLEKSLLDMLAADDKGE; this is translated from the coding sequence ATGGCATTATTAGAAGTAAAAAACGTTAGCAAAAAATATGGGGCACGTACCGCAATGGATCAAGTTAGTTTTGATGTTGAAGCCGGCCACATTGTTGGATTAATTGGACCCAACGGTGCTGGAAAGTCAACGACAATGCGTGCGATTACTGGATTAATGAGTTATTCATCAGGTACAATTTCGTTTGATGGACAACCTGTGACGTTTAGTAATCATCAAGCATTGGATAAAATTGGTAATTTGATTGAGTATCCGTCAATTTATCCTAATTTGACAGCCTTAGAACATTTGAAGTTGTATGCAATGGATACAACTTCACCTGCAGATTTTAAAATGCTCATGCATAAAACACAAATCGATGGCGATAACTTTGGAAAACGAAAGGCCAAAAACTTTTCATTGGGGATGAAACAACGTCTTGGTATTGCAATTGCGCTGATTAGAAATCCAAAACTGGTCATTTTAGATGAACCAATGAACGGATTAGATCCACAATCAGTTCATGATTTGCGTGAATTAATTCGCTCTTTGGCTGATGAAGGCACAGCATTCTTGATATCAAGTCATTTGTTAGATGAATTGCAAAAATTGGTTGATGATGTTGTGATTATTAATCATGGCAAAATTATCGAAAAAGACACGATGTCTAATTTCTTTAGCCACGATAAAGTGCGCTGGACAGTTGATACTAATGACAATGAGGCAGCATTGCTAGTTGTTCAAGAGCATAATTGGCAGGCAAGTATTGATGATGGGGATCTGCAAATTACTGGGGCGGAAAGTTTGCAAGAAGTTATTTCAGCGATTAATCGAGCTAATCTTAAAATTTTAACACTTAATACCATCACTGGGAATTTGGAAAAGTCGTTGTTGGATATGTTGGCAGCAGACGATAAGGGGGAATAA
- a CDS encoding ABC transporter permease, translated as MLTLMKQEYYKAFKQNKLYIWLILSFAFPIAIIGIFKSQRTMASVINLGQALLYVQMAGIIITALSVSQEFGFGTIRPLLSRRFSRGSVFVSKLLLNLSVYIGLFVTAFIGTVLAVALFIPNYDFSKSLGYTGNSWQTMGIGMLDTAIQMIFVAALVLMITNLVKSSGAAIGLGVVMIVATPILSAISLKLIDLAPFLKWNPFNIYLGMSNIGMLSPNILKQAMHISQNGVIVAYLIYIALVYGIAYLIFKKRSV; from the coding sequence GTGTTAACATTGATGAAACAAGAGTATTATAAAGCTTTTAAGCAAAATAAATTATATATTTGGTTAATTTTGAGCTTCGCTTTTCCGATAGCTATTATTGGTATTTTTAAATCACAAAGAACTATGGCATCAGTAATTAATTTGGGCCAAGCACTACTGTACGTACAAATGGCCGGTATTATTATTACTGCTTTATCAGTATCCCAAGAATTTGGCTTTGGCACTATTCGACCATTGTTATCACGTCGCTTTAGTCGCGGCAGTGTCTTTGTAAGTAAGCTGTTGTTGAACTTGAGTGTCTATATTGGTTTGTTTGTCACAGCATTTATTGGGACTGTCTTAGCGGTTGCTTTGTTTATACCAAATTATGATTTCAGTAAATCTCTCGGGTATACAGGTAATAGCTGGCAAACTATGGGTATTGGCATGCTTGATACAGCCATCCAAATGATATTTGTGGCTGCGTTAGTGTTGATGATTACGAATTTAGTTAAAAGTTCTGGAGCAGCAATTGGATTAGGTGTTGTGATGATTGTGGCAACACCAATATTAAGTGCTATTTCATTAAAATTAATTGATTTAGCGCCGTTTCTAAAATGGAATCCATTTAATATTTATCTCGGTATGTCTAACATAGGAATGTTGTCACCAAACATATTGAAACAAGCGATGCACATATCACAAAATGGGGTAATTGTAGCTTATTTAATCTACATTGCACTGGTGTATGGTATTGCATATCTGATTTTCAAAAAACGTAGTGTATAA
- a CDS encoding integrase core domain-containing protein: MTSFHYLIYITFDYSYSKLGYPYDNAKIESFNSLLKREMIYQFRFPSIAHLILDVSKYIQWFNDERISLANRNMKVA; the protein is encoded by the coding sequence ATGACTTCTTTTCATTATCTGATTTACATAACATTTGATTATTCGTATTCAAAGTTAGGGTATCCATATGATAACGCCAAAATTGAAAGTTTTAACTCTCTATTAAAGCGTGAAATGATTTATCAATTCCGTTTTCCATCGATTGCTCATCTAATTTTAGATGTGTCCAAATATATTCAATGGTTCAACGACGAAAGAATCAGTCTCGCCAATCGAAACATGAAAGTAGCCTAA
- a CDS encoding HNH endonuclease — protein MDKNNLLITGDVYSNAQIMEIFRVSNSGGIRFSTKTRSLVIFSFHQSVNQKDVPYQDSWEKDTLHYTGQGKEGDQALTRNNKKIVEANQDNITIHLFESFVSREYIYRGIVYLSNNPYKVSELDANHNYRLVYKFPLTIKNGNGELPLSIIQSHTIQQDKHLQKLPQSKLAEMAQEISRSNHEFHKNNPNDKASSRFVNTISFERSPYIANYVKHIANGYCSLCEQLAPFLDKYNQPFLHAHHINYLSDGGEDTIENCIAVCPNCHAKIHALNDPKDKEILLSKVRNR, from the coding sequence ATGGACAAAAACAATCTTTTAATAACTGGTGATGTATATAGTAATGCCCAAATAATGGAGATCTTCAGGGTATCTAATTCTGGTGGTATCAGATTTTCAACTAAAACACGGAGTCTAGTTATATTTTCTTTTCATCAGAGTGTTAATCAGAAAGATGTGCCTTATCAAGATTCTTGGGAAAAAGACACGTTGCATTATACGGGTCAAGGAAAAGAAGGTGACCAAGCGTTAACCAGAAACAATAAGAAAATAGTTGAAGCTAATCAAGATAACATCACGATCCATCTGTTTGAGTCATTTGTTAGCCGTGAATATATTTACAGAGGAATAGTTTATTTGTCAAATAATCCGTACAAAGTGAGTGAGTTAGATGCTAATCATAATTACAGATTAGTTTATAAATTCCCTCTTACGATAAAGAACGGCAATGGGGAATTACCACTATCCATTATCCAGAGTCATACAATTCAGCAAGATAAACATTTGCAAAAATTGCCACAATCAAAATTAGCTGAAATGGCCCAAGAAATTAGTCGTTCCAACCATGAATTCCATAAAAATAATCCTAATGACAAGGCTAGTTCAAGATTTGTGAATACTATTTCCTTTGAGAGGAGTCCTTACATTGCTAACTACGTTAAACACATTGCTAATGGATATTGTTCTCTTTGTGAACAATTAGCTCCATTTTTAGATAAATATAATCAGCCATTTTTGCATGCCCATCATATAAATTATTTATCAGATGGTGGAGAAGATACAATTGAAAATTGTATTGCCGTCTGTCCTAATTGTCATGCAAAGATTCACGCTTTAAATGATCCTAAGGATAAAGAAATTTTATTAAGTAAAGTGAGGAATAGGTAA
- a CDS encoding site-specific integrase encodes MVQQIVLPIKDSNVLKMVQDTLLDSFRAGRRNYTIFQVGKATLLRVSDVMTLKKSDVYNPDGSVKHTAFIHDKKTGKANTLYLKPVQQDLLQYHDWLVQENINSDWLFPSTAHPDRHITEKQFYKVMARVGDLLGINYLGTHTMRKTGAYRVHTQSNYNIGLVMHLLNHSSEAMTLTYLGLDQASRETMLDQIDFG; translated from the coding sequence ATGGTGCAACAAATTGTCCTACCCATCAAAGATTCCAACGTCTTAAAGATGGTACAAGATACTTTACTAGATAGTTTTCGGGCGGGTCGGCGTAACTACACCATCTTTCAAGTTGGTAAAGCCACCCTACTGCGGGTGAGTGATGTCATGACCTTAAAAAAATCAGATGTCTATAATCCAGACGGTTCTGTTAAACACACGGCCTTTATTCATGATAAAAAGACCGGTAAAGCAAACACGTTATATTTAAAGCCAGTTCAACAAGACTTACTGCAGTATCATGATTGGCTAGTCCAAGAAAATATCAATTCGGATTGGTTATTTCCCTCAACAGCCCACCCAGACCGTCACATCACTGAGAAGCAGTTTTATAAGGTCATGGCACGCGTTGGTGATCTATTAGGGATAAACTATCTCGGCACACATACCATGCGTAAAACCGGCGCTTATCGTGTCCATACACAGTCAAATTACAACATTGGCTTAGTCATGCACTTACTGAATCATTCTAGTGAAGCTATGACGTTAACTTACCTTGGCTTAGACCAAGCGAGTCGGGAAACCATGTTAGATCAAATTGATTTTGGTTAG